One genomic segment of Polyangiaceae bacterium includes these proteins:
- the tpiA gene encoding triose-phosphate isomerase, with protein MKRRPLIAGNWKMYKGGAQGVALARDVVNACGDLAATDVVIAPPFTALAAVAHELSGSRVGLAAQNLHPKPEGAFTGEVSAPMLKEAGCGWVIIGHSERRQYFGETDDSVREKVAAALEAGLHPIVCVGETLQEREGGKTMEVVFRQLDAFAKLLAARPAFGVIAYEPVWAIGTGKVAGPEQAEEVHAALRGRLGEISNDFADQVRILYGGSVKPDNALGLFGCANVDGALVGGASLSADGFVKIVQAAPTPV; from the coding sequence ATGAAGCGTCGACCGCTGATCGCTGGAAACTGGAAGATGTACAAGGGTGGCGCCCAAGGAGTGGCGCTGGCTCGCGATGTCGTGAACGCCTGCGGAGATCTAGCGGCGACGGACGTGGTGATTGCACCGCCCTTCACTGCGCTGGCTGCGGTCGCTCACGAACTGAGCGGCAGCCGGGTGGGGCTGGCAGCGCAGAACCTGCACCCCAAGCCGGAAGGCGCGTTCACCGGCGAAGTGAGCGCGCCCATGTTGAAAGAGGCTGGGTGCGGCTGGGTCATCATCGGTCACAGCGAACGACGCCAGTACTTTGGAGAAACCGACGATTCGGTGCGCGAGAAGGTCGCAGCAGCGCTCGAAGCAGGGTTGCATCCCATCGTTTGCGTGGGGGAGACCCTGCAGGAGCGCGAGGGGGGCAAGACAATGGAGGTCGTGTTCCGACAACTGGATGCCTTCGCCAAGCTGCTGGCGGCTCGCCCGGCCTTCGGCGTGATCGCCTACGAGCCGGTCTGGGCCATCGGGACGGGCAAGGTGGCCGGCCCGGAGCAGGCTGAGGAGGTCCACGCGGCGCTGCGTGGTCGTCTTGGCGAAATCTCCAATGATTTCGCGGATCAAGTCCGTATTCTCTACGGCGGTAGCGTCAAGCCCGACAACGCCCTGGGGCTTTTCGGTTGTGCGAACGTAGACGGCGCGCTAGTGGGAGGCGCCTCGCTGTCCGCCGATGGCTTCGTGAAGATCGTCCAGGCAGCGCCTACTCCAGTCTAG
- a CDS encoding phosphoglycerate kinase, producing the protein MAMLDGIQCVDELELAGERVFIRVDFNVPLDKKTGAITDDERIVAALPTIEHVVNSGAKVILASHLGRPKGKPSPEFSMERVGARLAELTKMEVHVPDDCIGESPKKVIADLRDGQVCLLENLRFHAEEEKNEEAFVRELAKLCSAYVNDAFGAAHRAHASVDGLARLTDKRAMGFLLKREVESLSRVLEKPERPFVAVLGGAKVTDKIGVIEALLEKCDAICIGGAMANTLLAAKGHDMRASKLEQDWLAAGRTLLEKAERKGVKILLPHDVVVGSGLDANEGQTVKVGELPPDVMALDVGPATVEAIRGQVLGAKTVFWNGPMGLFENDAFASGTWGVAQALVDSDAFTVVGGGDSAAAVRKAGLEDKVSFVSTGGGAALELVEGKRLPGVEALRKVRD; encoded by the coding sequence ATGGCAATGCTCGATGGTATTCAGTGTGTCGACGAGCTGGAACTCGCCGGTGAGCGCGTGTTCATCCGCGTCGATTTCAACGTGCCCTTGGACAAGAAGACCGGGGCCATCACCGACGACGAGCGCATCGTCGCCGCGCTGCCTACCATCGAGCACGTCGTGAACAGCGGCGCGAAGGTCATCCTCGCGTCGCACCTGGGTCGCCCGAAGGGCAAGCCCAGCCCTGAGTTCTCGATGGAGCGCGTGGGCGCGCGCTTGGCCGAGCTGACGAAGATGGAAGTGCACGTGCCCGACGATTGCATCGGCGAATCGCCGAAGAAGGTGATCGCCGACCTGCGAGACGGGCAAGTTTGCCTGCTGGAAAACCTGCGTTTTCATGCCGAAGAAGAAAAGAACGAGGAAGCCTTCGTGCGCGAGCTCGCCAAGCTGTGCAGCGCGTACGTCAACGACGCCTTTGGCGCAGCCCACCGCGCCCACGCCAGCGTCGACGGCCTGGCACGCCTGACGGACAAGCGCGCCATGGGCTTCTTGCTGAAGCGAGAGGTGGAGTCCCTGTCGCGGGTGCTGGAAAAACCGGAGCGGCCCTTCGTGGCGGTGCTGGGTGGCGCAAAGGTCACCGACAAGATTGGGGTGATCGAAGCGCTGCTCGAGAAGTGCGACGCCATCTGCATCGGCGGCGCAATGGCCAACACGCTGCTCGCGGCCAAGGGCCACGACATGCGGGCCTCCAAGCTGGAGCAAGACTGGCTGGCAGCAGGTCGCACCCTGTTGGAAAAGGCAGAGCGCAAGGGCGTGAAGATCCTCCTGCCTCACGACGTCGTCGTCGGCAGCGGTCTCGATGCGAACGAGGGACAGACCGTGAAGGTCGGTGAGCTGCCTCCCGATGTCATGGCGCTCGACGTTGGCCCGGCCACGGTCGAGGCCATCCGCGGTCAGGTGTTGGGCGCGAAAACGGTGTTCTGGAACGGTCCCATGGGCTTGTTCGAGAACGACGCCTTCGCCTCGGGCACCTGGGGCGTGGCCCAAGCCCTGGTGGACAGCGATGCCTTCACCGTGGTGGGCGGCGGCGACAGCGCCGCGGCCGTGCGCAAGGCGGGGCTGGAGGACAAGGTCAGCTTCGTCTCTACCGGTGGTGGCGCCGCCTTGGAGCTGGTCGAAGGCAAGCGCCTTCCCGGCGTAGAGGCACTTCGCAAAGTTCGAGACTGA
- the gap gene encoding type I glyceraldehyde-3-phosphate dehydrogenase, translating into MATKIAINGFGRIGRCVLRALTEQKVTDLEVVHINDLTDTRVLAHLLKYDSIHRGFTAAPVGHKDAGISIGGKDIAVSAIRDPKELPWKSLGVDLVFECTGLFTDKAKAIAHVEAGAKKVLISAPAKNHDKTIVIGVNDNEYDPAKHQVISNGSCTTNCLAPMAKVMVDTFGVKYGLMTTIHSYTNDQNLLDLPHRKGDLRRARAAAVSMIPTSTGAAKAISEVIPELKGKCDGMAMRVPTVDVSVVDFAVQTEKPVSVDAIHKAMKAAAESGPLAKVFDYTEEELVSSDYIGNPASSIFDATLTRVQGDNFAKVFAWYDNEWGFSCRMIDLARLVAQKG; encoded by the coding sequence ATGGCAACGAAGATCGCGATCAACGGTTTTGGCCGCATCGGCCGCTGCGTGCTCCGCGCGCTGACGGAGCAGAAGGTGACCGACTTGGAGGTCGTGCACATCAACGACCTGACCGACACGCGCGTGCTTGCGCATCTGCTCAAGTATGACTCGATTCATCGCGGCTTCACGGCAGCGCCCGTGGGCCACAAGGACGCGGGCATCAGCATCGGCGGCAAGGACATCGCCGTCAGTGCCATCCGTGACCCCAAGGAGCTGCCGTGGAAGAGCCTCGGCGTGGACCTGGTGTTCGAGTGCACCGGTCTCTTCACGGACAAGGCCAAGGCCATTGCGCATGTCGAAGCAGGCGCCAAGAAGGTGCTGATCAGCGCCCCCGCCAAGAACCATGACAAGACGATCGTGATCGGCGTCAATGACAACGAGTATGACCCCGCCAAGCACCAGGTCATCTCCAATGGTTCCTGCACCACGAACTGCCTGGCCCCCATGGCCAAGGTCATGGTCGACACCTTCGGCGTCAAGTACGGGCTGATGACGACGATTCACTCGTACACCAACGACCAAAACCTGCTCGACTTGCCGCATCGCAAGGGCGACCTGCGTCGCGCCCGCGCTGCTGCGGTCAGCATGATTCCGACCAGCACCGGCGCGGCCAAGGCCATCTCCGAGGTGATTCCGGAGCTGAAGGGCAAATGCGACGGCATGGCCATGCGCGTGCCGACGGTCGACGTTTCCGTCGTGGATTTCGCGGTGCAGACCGAGAAACCCGTCAGCGTGGATGCCATTCACAAGGCAATGAAGGCGGCTGCCGAGAGTGGCCCGCTAGCCAAGGTGTTCGATTACACCGAAGAAGAGCTGGTGAGCAGCGACTACATCGGCAACCCGGCGTCGAGCATCTTCGATGCAACGCTGACGCGCGTGCAGGGTGATAACTTCGCCAAGGTGTTCGCCTGGTACGACAACGAGTGGGGCTTCTCCTGCCGCATGATCGACCTGGCGCGCCTGGTGGCGCAGAAGGGCTGA
- the secG gene encoding preprotein translocase subunit SecG, which produces MGELLKTPITVIHVIACLFLMLTILIQPGKSGGMGALTGAGAQQVFGGRGAGNFLTRITWATATIFFVTSITLAFLSTSTDESLLKRSVKPTPEKVEIGQGSPKPASSK; this is translated from the coding sequence ATGGGTGAGCTACTCAAAACCCCGATCACCGTCATTCACGTCATCGCGTGCTTGTTCCTGATGCTCACGATCCTGATCCAGCCGGGCAAGTCCGGCGGAATGGGGGCGCTGACGGGCGCGGGCGCCCAGCAGGTGTTCGGCGGACGGGGAGCTGGCAATTTCCTAACCCGGATCACCTGGGCGACGGCGACGATCTTCTTCGTCACCAGCATCACCCTGGCGTTTCTCTCCACCAGCACCGACGAATCGTTGCTGAAGCGTAGCGTCAAGCCTACGCCCGAGAAGGTGGAGATCGGCCAAGGGAGTCCGAAGCCTGCCAGCTCGAAGTAG
- a CDS encoding glycosyltransferase family 39 protein: MVIAQRFAVNPRFDPSETSWLPFPFWLTGSVMALLGREPWVARAVAVASGVVAVLLCFLAARRLGASPRAALLGCLVASAFPYSAWLGVATVPELLTAALIVFAAACASDAPSGRGRLLGALALMAASLSRYEAWPVAGVYAILCLADAREAPRAGLAAVIAVAGPLAWMVHGVLHHDSALFFVKRVADYQRAIGASPESWALAALHKPLAYFRTEPELTGSVVLLGAYCRRHGVRIFRRTRRTWWCLGALLAFLVAADVRGASATHHAERVLLAPWLMSALALGTMALALGAPSRSGRTRLPTVALVGLLLVASAWLRPWFARRDGFIDRSVHLALGHAARLAAPGQRVVVDTPDFAFYAILAGHTDPRLALPLDDMDPRHAREEDAFQSCEALSRTMHARGATLLVTTGASHRKLARGCYEEVLRAGELSLLRSGSGARAPAPPP, encoded by the coding sequence TTGGTCATCGCCCAGCGTTTCGCCGTCAACCCGCGCTTCGACCCCAGCGAAACCAGCTGGCTCCCTTTTCCCTTTTGGCTGACGGGAAGCGTCATGGCGCTGCTGGGTCGCGAGCCCTGGGTCGCGCGTGCCGTGGCCGTCGCCTCGGGTGTGGTGGCGGTGCTGTTGTGCTTCTTGGCCGCGCGGCGCTTGGGCGCCTCGCCGCGCGCCGCGCTCCTTGGCTGTCTGGTCGCCAGCGCCTTTCCCTACTCGGCTTGGCTGGGCGTCGCCACGGTGCCGGAGTTGCTCACAGCGGCGCTGATCGTGTTTGCAGCCGCTTGTGCGAGTGATGCGCCAAGCGGGCGCGGACGCTTGCTGGGCGCGCTGGCCTTGATGGCGGCGAGCCTGTCCCGCTACGAAGCGTGGCCGGTTGCAGGTGTCTACGCGATTCTGTGCTTGGCCGACGCACGCGAAGCGCCGCGCGCCGGGCTGGCTGCGGTCATTGCCGTGGCGGGTCCGCTGGCCTGGATGGTCCACGGCGTGCTTCACCATGACAGCGCGCTCTTCTTCGTGAAGCGCGTGGCCGACTACCAACGCGCGATCGGAGCATCGCCAGAGTCCTGGGCCCTCGCGGCGCTGCACAAGCCGTTGGCCTACTTCCGTACCGAACCCGAGCTGACGGGAAGTGTCGTGCTGCTGGGCGCCTATTGCCGCCGGCACGGCGTGCGGATCTTCCGACGGACGCGCCGAACTTGGTGGTGTTTGGGCGCCTTGCTGGCCTTCTTGGTCGCTGCAGATGTGCGTGGCGCGTCCGCGACGCACCACGCAGAGCGCGTACTGCTCGCGCCTTGGCTCATGAGCGCACTCGCGCTCGGGACCATGGCGCTCGCCCTCGGCGCACCCAGTAGGAGCGGCAGAACGCGCTTGCCGACGGTGGCACTCGTCGGCCTACTCCTCGTCGCGTCCGCATGGCTCCGACCGTGGTTCGCTCGGCGCGACGGATTCATCGATCGCAGCGTGCACTTGGCCCTGGGACACGCGGCCCGACTCGCTGCGCCCGGGCAACGCGTCGTGGTGGACACACCGGACTTCGCTTTCTACGCAATCCTGGCCGGACACACGGATCCGCGGCTGGCGCTTCCCCTGGACGACATGGATCCGCGCCACGCCCGAGAAGAAGACGCATTCCAAAGCTGCGAAGCGCTTTCCCGCACCATGCATGCGCGGGGAGCGACTTTGCTGGTCACCACCGGAGCCTCCCACCGCAAGCTGGCTCGAGGATGCTATGAAGAAGTCTTGCGCGCCGGCGAATTGTCGTTGCTGCGCTCAGGAAGCGGCGCTCGCGCTCCGGCGCCGCCTCCTTGA
- a CDS encoding histidine phosphatase family protein codes for MKLARGPGPVKDGLGARFSRRLPGSCPVFRWGGAATGEFLWADPPGLCPHRGAGKVQSVKLFLVRHAQAISEGARRSDEQRFLTLDGRKTARAVGKRLAEDAIRFDAILTSPLVRAVQTAELLAQGMGYTGTIESYFALAPGLPPRLVAEEAFNHGLEVAVVGHEPTISALGALLTQSPSFPPFRPGQVVLVERGVAKWAIRPDTLERVDVRIA; via the coding sequence GTGAAGCTAGCTAGGGGCCCCGGCCCGGTCAAGGACGGCCTCGGCGCAAGATTTTCCCGACGTTTGCCCGGTTCTTGCCCGGTTTTTCGCTGGGGCGGTGCTGCCACGGGCGAGTTCCTGTGGGCCGATCCGCCCGGCTTGTGCCCGCACCGCGGCGCGGGCAAAGTCCAAAGCGTGAAGTTGTTTCTCGTCCGTCACGCGCAAGCCATCAGCGAGGGGGCGCGCCGCTCGGACGAGCAGCGCTTCTTGACCCTCGATGGTCGCAAGACCGCGCGTGCCGTTGGCAAGCGGTTGGCCGAGGACGCCATCCGCTTCGACGCCATCTTGACGAGCCCCTTGGTGCGTGCGGTGCAGACCGCGGAGCTGCTGGCGCAGGGCATGGGCTACACCGGAACCATCGAATCCTACTTCGCGCTCGCACCGGGATTGCCGCCGCGACTCGTTGCGGAAGAAGCCTTCAACCACGGTCTGGAGGTAGCCGTGGTCGGACACGAGCCGACGATCAGCGCGCTGGGCGCCTTGCTGACCCAGTCCCCGAGCTTTCCGCCGTTTCGACCGGGTCAGGTCGTGCTCGTCGAGCGCGGCGTAGCCAAGTGGGCGATTCGTCCGGATACCCTCGAGCGCGTCGACGTGCGGATTGCGTGA